From a region of the Castanea sativa cultivar Marrone di Chiusa Pesio chromosome 10, ASM4071231v1 genome:
- the LOC142613781 gene encoding zinc finger CCCH domain-containing protein 12 isoform X2, translating to MDFSGGNVVQVITGSGPENWGVNDNAMWATEDDYRAWNNNNGDDTPSNSNYDQRQSQSRSGSEPPNKKSKNSQDVTSSNRSKAIGKMFFKTKLCCKFRAGTCPYVTNCNFAHSIEELRRPPPNWQEIVAQHEEEKGVSSEPREEYQIPSLGSSNFVGDSQRSYKGRHCKKFYTEEGCPYGDNCTFLHDEQSKNRESVAISLGPGGYGGAATSPVSGPNAKPSNWKTRICNKWELTGYCPFGSKCHFAHGAAELHRYGGGLVEGETRDSSSAPPDSKQGGVPSKTPADSVVASVASVPHSDVYHMGVPSQRSSIVIQRPGQRTHQKWKGPDKISRIYGDWIDDIE from the exons ATGGATTTCTCTGGTGGCAACGTGGTCCAAGTAATCACCGGGAGTGGTCCGGAAAATTGGGGTGTCAACGACAACGCCATGTGGGCTACAGAGGACGATTACCGAGCTTGGAACAACAACAATGGCGACGACACGCCGTCTAACTCGAATTATGACCAGAGACAATCTCAATCTCGCTCTGGAAGCGAACCACCGAACAAAAAATCCAAGAATTCCCAGGATGTTACCTCGTCCAACCGATCCAAAGCCATAGGAAAAATGTTTTTCAAGACCAAACTCTGTTGCAAGTTCCGTGCAGGCACTTGCCCCTACGTTACTAACTGTAATTTCGCTCACAGCATCGAGGAGCTTCGTCGGCCGCCGCCCAATTGGCAGGAGATTGTGGCGCAGCACGAGGAGGAGAAGGGGGTGTCGTCGGAGCCGAGGGAGGAGTATCAGATACCCTCATTGGGCTCATCCAATTTTGTTGGGGACTCGCAGAGGTCATATAAGGGCCGGCATTGCAAGAAGTTTTATACTGAGGAGGGTTGTCCTTATGGAGATAATTGCACATTCCTTCATGATGAGCAATCCAAGAATCGGGAAAGTGTGGCGATAAGCTTGGGACCGGGCGGGTATGGTGGTGCAGCAACTAGTCCTGTGAGTGGACCCAATGCCAAGCCCTCGAATTGGAAAACTAGGATTTGCAATAAGTGGGAGTTGACAGGGTATTGCCCCTTTGGAAGCAAATGCCATTTTGCTCATGGAGCTGCAG AATTGCACCGGTATGGTGGTGGGCTTGTAGAGGGGGAGACTAGAGATTCTTCTTCTGCTCCTCCTGACTCAAAGCAGGGAGGAGTACCTTCAAAAACTCCGGCAGATAGTGTGGTAGCTTCAGTCGCTTCAGTTCCTCATTCTGATGTCTATCATATGGGAGTTCCATCACAAAGGTCATCTATTGTAATTCAGAGGCCAGGGCAGAGAACTCATCAGAAATGGAAAGGTCCTGACAAAATCagtaggatatatggtgactggATTGATGACATTGAATAG
- the LOC142613781 gene encoding zinc finger CCCH domain-containing protein 12 isoform X1, translated as MDFSGGNVVQVITGSGPENWGVNDNAMWATEDDYRAWNNNNGDDTPSNSNYDQRQSQSRSGSEPPNKKSKNSQDVTSSNRSKAIGKMFFKTKLCCKFRAGTCPYVTNCNFAHSIEELRRPPPNWQEIVAQHEEEKGVSSEPREEYQIPSLGSSNFVGDSQRSYKGRHCKKFYTEEGCPYGDNCTFLHDEQSKNRESVAISLGPGGYGGAATSPVSGPNAKPSNWKTRICNKWELTGYCPFGSKCHFAHGAAGMREAHTIIRGELHRYGGGLVEGETRDSSSAPPDSKQGGVPSKTPADSVVASVASVPHSDVYHMGVPSQRSSIVIQRPGQRTHQKWKGPDKISRIYGDWIDDIE; from the exons ATGGATTTCTCTGGTGGCAACGTGGTCCAAGTAATCACCGGGAGTGGTCCGGAAAATTGGGGTGTCAACGACAACGCCATGTGGGCTACAGAGGACGATTACCGAGCTTGGAACAACAACAATGGCGACGACACGCCGTCTAACTCGAATTATGACCAGAGACAATCTCAATCTCGCTCTGGAAGCGAACCACCGAACAAAAAATCCAAGAATTCCCAGGATGTTACCTCGTCCAACCGATCCAAAGCCATAGGAAAAATGTTTTTCAAGACCAAACTCTGTTGCAAGTTCCGTGCAGGCACTTGCCCCTACGTTACTAACTGTAATTTCGCTCACAGCATCGAGGAGCTTCGTCGGCCGCCGCCCAATTGGCAGGAGATTGTGGCGCAGCACGAGGAGGAGAAGGGGGTGTCGTCGGAGCCGAGGGAGGAGTATCAGATACCCTCATTGGGCTCATCCAATTTTGTTGGGGACTCGCAGAGGTCATATAAGGGCCGGCATTGCAAGAAGTTTTATACTGAGGAGGGTTGTCCTTATGGAGATAATTGCACATTCCTTCATGATGAGCAATCCAAGAATCGGGAAAGTGTGGCGATAAGCTTGGGACCGGGCGGGTATGGTGGTGCAGCAACTAGTCCTGTGAGTGGACCCAATGCCAAGCCCTCGAATTGGAAAACTAGGATTTGCAATAAGTGGGAGTTGACAGGGTATTGCCCCTTTGGAAGCAAATGCCATTTTGCTCATGGAGCTGCAG GTATGAGAGAAGCACACACCATTATTCGGGGAG AATTGCACCGGTATGGTGGTGGGCTTGTAGAGGGGGAGACTAGAGATTCTTCTTCTGCTCCTCCTGACTCAAAGCAGGGAGGAGTACCTTCAAAAACTCCGGCAGATAGTGTGGTAGCTTCAGTCGCTTCAGTTCCTCATTCTGATGTCTATCATATGGGAGTTCCATCACAAAGGTCATCTATTGTAATTCAGAGGCCAGGGCAGAGAACTCATCAGAAATGGAAAGGTCCTGACAAAATCagtaggatatatggtgactggATTGATGACATTGAATAG